A window of the Helianthus annuus cultivar XRQ/B chromosome 4, HanXRQr2.0-SUNRISE, whole genome shotgun sequence genome harbors these coding sequences:
- the LOC110933610 gene encoding uncharacterized protein LOC110933610 yields MANIAKIEFPALNITRENYMPWTTHVKRHLKSVDVLETITEGNKCSDQDKAKADVFLHKHIDEMLQFEYSNCEDPHVLWEDLKSRFDHQREVLLPTARDEWNNLRFQDFKKVNEYTSVLFRICSTLRFCGQTVTEEDMFEKTFSTFHASNINLQQQYQLQRFQRYSDLNSFLLVAEKNNELLMKNH; encoded by the coding sequence ATGGCAAACATCGCAAAAATTGAATTCCCAGCTCTTAATATCACCAGAGAAAATTATATGCCGTGGACAACACATGTTAAGCGACATCTCAAATCAGTGGATGTTTTGGAAACGATAACGGAGGGGAATAAATGTAGCGATCAAGACAAGGCAAAAGCCGATGTCTTCCTCCACAAACACATTGATGAGATGTTGCAATTTGAATATTCAAATTGTGAGGATCCACACGTTTTGTGGGAAGATTTAAAAAGCAGATTTGATCATCAGAGGGAAGTTTTACTTCCCACTGCTAGAGATGAATGGAACAATCTCAGGTTCCAAGATTTTAAAAAGGTTAATGAATACACCTCTGTTTTGTTCAGAATATGCTCAACACTCCGATTCTGTGGGCAAACTGTTACGGAGGAAGATATGTTTGAGAAAACTTTCTCCACATTTCATGCATCAAATATAAACTTGCAACAACAATATCAGTTGCAAAGGTTTCAAAGATATTCTGATCTAAATTCATTTCTACTCGTAGCAGAGAAAAACAATGAGCTACTAATGAAAAATCATTAA
- the LOC110933609 gene encoding uncharacterized protein LOC110933609, which translates to MIVEEVEKAIEAGIPRLAQEVEGQVLGVIDTLVTSKVEELKEMINELQTKKSTRRCTYKEFMACNPLPYKGEIDPIACQRWISSTEAVFVRSRCEVEDQVMFATGLLQLQAKDWWDAHSKELGDDKVQTLTWQEFKEPFLKYHSPQSALDKIQEDFLSLRQKDETIDEITNKFLEKVKFCGEIAGTERLKIIRYHAMLKAEYREFVNPSKCATLNELIDWARDREIELRRQVERGEKRVAEKPTNTNPSKKAKYQDQNRKGKTSSGIPTCKTCGKHHSGECLLGKKGCYKCGQEGHLYYRCPENSKACYNCNQTGHIKAECPKLQQGAKKDGKKDESSKARGRMFQLTSDEAKTSPDVVSGIFLVNSMPMNVLFDSGASRSFISNELLVHPSFKLEKMLVTLEVEVADSKSYLLHDICRNCKILIEDEEFNIDLVPMYIGEFKVVVGMDWLAQNHAEIQCEKKVIHVVTWGGGNG; encoded by the coding sequence ATGATTGTGGAAGAAGTAGAGAAAGCGATTGAAGCTGGTATTCCTCGACTAGCTCAAGAGGTGGAAGGTCAAGTATTGGGGGTAATCGATACTCTAGTAACGTCCAAGGTGGAAGAACTAAAAGAGATGATTAATGAACTACAAACAAAGAAAAGTACACGAAGGTGCacgtacaaggaattcatggcatgTAACCCCTTGCCGTACAAAGGGGAAATTGACCCGATAGCTTGTCAAAGATGGATTTCAAGCACTGAGGCAGTGTTTGTAAGAAGTAGATGTGAAGtggaggatcaagtgatgtttgCTACAGGCCTCCTACAACTCCAAGCAAAGGATTGGTGGGACGCACATTCGAAGGAATTGGGGGATGACAAAGTACAAACGTTAACATGGCAAGAGTTCAAGGAACCATTTCTGAAATATCATAGCCCACAATCTGCACTTGATAAGATTCAAGAAGACTTCTTAAGTCTTCGACAAAAGGATGAAACGATTGATGAAATAACGAATAAGTTCCTCGAGAAGGTGAAATTCTGTGGGGAGATAGCGGGGACTGAAAGGTTGAAAATCATACGTTATCATGCTATGTTAAAGGCTGAATATCGGGAGTTTGTAAATCCCTCCAAGTGTGCAACGTTGAATGAATTAATTGACTGGGCAAGAGATAGGGAGATCGAGTTAAGAAGGCAAGTTGAACGGGGAGAGAAAAGGGTGGCGGAGAAGCCCACCAACACAAACCCATCGAAAAAGGCAAAATATCAAGATCAAAACAGGAAAGGGAAGACAAGTAGTGGGATTCCGACTTGCAAGACATGTGGGAAGCATCATTCAGGTGAATGTTTGTTGGGAAAGAAAGGATGCTATAAATGTGGGCAAGAGGGACATCTGTATTATAGGTGCCCCGAAAACTCAAAAGCGTGTTACAATTGTAACCAAACGGGGCACATTAAAGCGGAATGTCCAAAACTCCAACAAGGGGCAAAGAAAGATGGAAAGAAGGATGAGTCTTCTAAGGCTCGTGGGAGGATGTTCCAGTTAACCTCGGATGAAGCTAAGACTAGCCcggatgtggtctcaggtatattcttGGTTAATTCTATGCCTATGAatgtattatttgattccgggGCTAGTAGATCGTTTATTTCTAATGAATTGTTAGTTCATCCATCGTTTAAGCTTGAAAAGATGTTAGTAACCCTAGAAGTGGAAGTTGCTGATAGTAAAAGCTATTTGTTACATGATATTTGTAGAAACTGTAAGATCTTAATCGAAGATGAGGAATTTAATATAGATCTTGTCCCGATGTACATAGGGGAATTTAAAGTAgttgtaggaatggattggctgGCCCAAAACCATGCTGAAATTCAATGTGAAAAGAAAGTCATTCATGTAGTAACCTGGGGGGGGGGGAACGGGTAA